CGTCCCGGATCGCGACGCTCGTGTGCGTGTACGCGGCCGGATTGATCAGGATGAAATCGGTCTGTTCCTCCCGCGCGGCCTGGATGCGGTCGACCAGCGCGCCCTCATGGTTGCTCTGGAACGACGACAGTTCGGCGCCGGCTTCCCGGGCGCGCGCGGCAAGCGCCTGATCGATCTGTGCGAGCGTGACGCGGCCGTACACCTCCGGTTCCCGGGTGCCGAGAAGGTTCAGGTTGGGGCCGTGCAACACCAGCAATCGTGTCATGGTCGCTTCTATTTCTGCGGAATTGCGCGAACTTTAGCGCTATTTAGAGAAATTTGTCTAGTTTTGCCGAGCGGCCGAGCGCGCGCGACCTGCAAGAATTACCGGCGCGCATTCAAAGTATCGGCGAATTCACGCGAAATTGCGGCGATCGACGGGCAAGTCGCCGCCAACGTGCGGGCCGCCGTTCGGGCAGGTTACAGCGCGTCGAGCGTCTTTTTCAGCTCGGCCGGCTGGATTTGTCCCAATTTTGTCTCGCGAATCTTGCCGGTTTCGTCGATGACGACCGTAAACGGCAACGCGCCGGCAGTATTTCCGAAATTACGGGCCAGATCGGCGCCGGCATATCCGCTGACGAATACCGGGTAATCGACCTTCACCTTCTGCAGAAAGTTCTTCACATTCTGCTCGGAATCGACGCCGATCCCGATGAAACGGATGCCCTTCTGTTTGTACTGGTGCGACAGCGCGACGAGCTCCGGCATCTCCTCGACGCACGGGCCGCACCACGACGCCCAGAAATTGACGACGACCTTCTGGCCCTTGAAGGCGGACAGCGTGGCCGGCTTGCCGTCGGTGCCCGTCAGCGATGCGGCCCACAACTGTTCGACCGGGGTGCCGTGCGCGGCGGGTGCGGCGACGGCGACACCGTCATCCGCGGTGCCGCGGAACCAATGGCCGGCGGCGAGCCCGCCGGCAACGGCGGCGGCCGCGACCACCGCGAGCGCCAACATGCGTTTCATCATCATCGTTGAATCATTCCGGTTCGGAAGGGGTCTTGCCTGCTTCGACGAGCGCGCGCAGCGCGGCGGCATCCGCACGGGCGACCCGGCCGCGCGCGTCGGCCTTGACCGCGCCACGCAGGTCGTCGCTCGCATAGAGCGCGAGGTGGATGCCGATTGCATCGACGTCGCGCCGCGGGCGCCACAGGAAACTGAGCGTCTCGACGTCGGCGCGACCCGCGAAGTGCCGCGTCTCGGATACGTCGTACTGGACGTTCTGGTTCAGCAGGTAGATCGCGACGTCCTTCGGGTTGTCGGTGAATGCCTGCAAATGGATGTCCGAATGCGCGTTCGCGGTGCCGTTCAGCACGGCGCCCGTCACATAAGG
This region of Burkholderia contaminans genomic DNA includes:
- a CDS encoding TlpA family protein disulfide reductase, whose amino-acid sequence is MMMKRMLALAVVAAAAVAGGLAAGHWFRGTADDGVAVAAPAAHGTPVEQLWAASLTGTDGKPATLSAFKGQKVVVNFWASWCGPCVEEMPELVALSHQYKQKGIRFIGIGVDSEQNVKNFLQKVKVDYPVFVSGYAGADLARNFGNTAGALPFTVVIDETGKIRETKLGQIQPAELKKTLDAL
- the aroQ gene encoding type II 3-dehydroquinate dehydratase, with the translated sequence MTRLLVLHGPNLNLLGTREPEVYGRVTLAQIDQALAARAREAGAELSSFQSNHEGALVDRIQAAREEQTDFILINPAAYTHTSVAIRDAIAGVGIPFVEVHLSNVHRREAFRHHSYFSDQAEGVICGLGWKGYLYALEHALDKLQGTSRG